The following coding sequences are from one Humulus lupulus chromosome X, drHumLupu1.1, whole genome shotgun sequence window:
- the LOC133805637 gene encoding uncharacterized protein LOC133805637 — translation MLHNFQFKTKRSEPREYLVTCADETCNWLVRASKYRNQDLFKVRKCNPNHTCSVEIVLEDHRQAKSIVVGELIKNKYKSIKRNYTPNDIMNDMNDDFGVTMGYTKAWRSKEKDLRLVRGNPDDSYQKLPIYLYMLKQANPGTITHLLTDKEDRFKYLYIAFSNSIKASTLDSNNNIFVLAFGIADSENDNSWLWFFSKLRETYGEPEGLAIVSDRHKSIDNAVHMVYPNAFHGACMFHLLNNLKGKYGSHGEELQMKFIAAAKAYTQTECENYMKGLDRIDRCIRPYLEKAKYETWARSYSPTKRYTMMISNIAESLNAALKAARNLPIDILVECLRSLVQKWVWNNSNNANGTFTKVSTATENELRHDIVSKMKYEVLPFNTIEYQVRDQKGINFTVNIHNRTCTCNRFQEDEIPSGHAVAVIAKRNLSVYDYCAKFYRIETLKALYQENVHPLPHKDEWNLPQHLDIIVLPPNATIPAGRPRKKRIRSRGKNKVIITCGKCAQPGHNRKTCRNPPFQKPNKQKKPKT, via the exons ATGCTGCATAACTTccagttcaaaacaaaaagatcagAACCTAGAGAGTACCTAGTTACTTGCGCAGATGAAACATGCAATTGGTTGGTGAGAGCATCTAAGTACAGAAATCAAGATTTATTCAAGGTACGGAAATGCAATCCAAATCACACTTGCTCTGTTGAAATTGTTTTGGAAGACCATAGGCAAGCAAAAAGCATCGTAGTTGGGGAattaataaagaataagtacaagtCAATCAAAAGAAATTACACTCCAAATGACATCATGAATGATATGAATGATGACTTTGGAGTAACTATGGGATACACAAAAGCATGGAGATCAAAAGAGAAAGATTTGCGTCTAGTAAGAGGGAACCCCGATGATTCATATCAAAAGTTGCCAATATATCTTTACATGTTGAAGCAAGCAAATCCAGGAACAATAACACACCTACTCACAGACAAGGAAGATAGATTCAAATACCTATACATAGctttctctaactcaatcaagg CATCAACGTTAGATTCAAACAACAACATTTTCGTGTTGGCTTTTGGAATAGCAGACTCTGAAAATGATAACTCATGGCTTTGGTTCTTCTCCAAACTGCGAGAAACCTATGGAGAACCCGAAG GATTGGCTATAGTTTCTGACAGACATAAGAGCATAGACAATGCAGTACATATGGTGTACCCAAATGCTTTCCATGGAGCTTGCATGTTTCACTTACTCAATAATTTGAAAGGCAAGTATGGGAGCCATGGAGAAGAACTACAAATGAAATTCATTGCAGCAGCAAAAGCATACACACAGACAGaatgtgaaaactacatgaaaggCCTTGATAGAATTGATAGATGCATTAGGCCCTATTTAGAAAAAGCCAAGTATGAAACTTGGGCAAGATCATACTCGCCAACAAAAAGATACACCATGATGATATCCAACATCGCAGAATCACTCAACGCTGCACTAAAAGCTGCAAGAAATCTCCCCATTGATATCTTGGTTGAATGCCTTAGAAGTTTGGTTCAAAAGTGGGTTTGGAACAACTCAAATAATGCAAATGGAACATTCACAAAAGTCTCTACAGCAACAGAAAATGAATTGAGACATGACATTGTTTCAAAAATGAAGTATGAG GTCTTGCCTTTCAACACAATAGAATACCAAGTTCGTGATCAAAAGGGGATAAATTTCACAGTAAATATACATAATAGAACATGCACTTGCAATAGGTTCCAAGAAGATGAAATACCTTCTGGCCATGCAGTAGCTGTCATTGCAAAAAGAAACTTGAGTGTGTATGATTATTGTGCAAAATTCTACAGAATAGAAACGTTGAAAgcattgtatcaagaaaatgttcATCCTTTGCCCCATAAAGATGAATGGAATCTCCCACAACACTTGGACATAATAGTGCTGCCTCCAAATGCAACAATCCCTGCAGGAAGACCCAGAAAGAAACGAATAAGATCAAGAGGGAAAAATAAGGTAATAATCACATGTGGGAAATGTGCACAACCAGGACATAACAGGAAGACTTGCAGGAATCCTCCATTTCAGAAGCCAAATAAACAGAAAAAGCCAAAGACATAG